GGGGTTGTTTCTCAACAGCTTATTCCTTGTATAAGTGGGGAATCCCGTCATGCCGCTGTGGAAGTAATGCAGGTTACCACGGCTATTGCAAATATGGTACGTCTGGGCAAGTATGAGCAGATATACTCCCTTATTGAGACGGGGACCGCCCAGGGGATGCAAACTCTTGAGATGTCCCTGTTGGACCTCTATGGTGCGGGAAAGATATCCCGGGATGCGGCCTTGCGCATGGCAAAGAATGCAGGACAGTTTTCCCGTCGGCTTGACATGGTTTCTCCGGAGGTAGATCAGTATGGAGAAGGGTAGATCCTCCGTGCGGGGGATTTCAGTACAAAGGTCGGGGAATACCTCGCCCTTGTCTCGTCGCTTTGGAGAGTATCTTGTGGAAACGGGGCGGGTTTCTTCGGAGGATATTCGCCGGGCGGTGCGTATACAAAAACAGGAGAAGGTTCGTCTGGGAGAAGCCCTGGTGAGAATGGGGTTGATGGATGATATTGCCGTGGCGCGTGTACTGGCAGAAAAGTCCGGTTGTGATTTTTCGGAGGTTGTCCCCGAGCCTGCGGCTGAAGCGCTGAAGCTTCTCCCCGAAAGGATGGCTCGGTCCTATGCGTTGCTTGCCGTGGGATATGATGATGATGTCTTACGCCTTGCCTGTGATCGCCCGCTTCCGGATCATCTGCGGCGAACTGTTGAACGACGAGTAAAGGGGGCTGTCTATCCGATTATCTGCCCCACCGGTCGTTTAAAAAATAGCATCGCCCTTGCCTATACCGGCGATTCGACGGTTTCCACTGAGGATATGTCAACGGTTGAAATTATTGAAAAAATTATTATTCGTGCGGTGAAGTGGAAAGCCTCGGATATTCATATTGAACCATTGCAGGAACGGGTTCGTATTCGCTATCGTATTGACGGGGTGTTACAGGAGGTGGAGTCCTGTGGTCTTCACGCTTTCAAGGCGATGATATCCCGAATCAAAGTATTGGCACGATTGAATATTGCGGAAAAGCGGGCACCGCAGGACGGGGCAATATCCTTTCGCAAGGGAGGGGTTTCCGTGGATCTTCGGGTCTCCTGTTTGCCGTCTTTATACGGAGAGAAGGTGGTCATGCGCCTTCTTGCTGGTACGGATGAGAAGATAACCCTTGCAATGATCGGACTTTCATCAGCGCATAAGGACGCCTTTTCTGCGGCTATAGGACGTCCTTACGGTATTGTATTGATTGTCGGGCCCACCGGTTCGGGGAAGTCCACCACTCTGAGTGCAGCTCTCCACCATATCAATCGGAGGGAAATTAATATTGTGACCGTGGAAGATCCGGTTGAGTATAAAATCCCCGGCATTACTCAAGTGCATGTGGGTCAAAGCGATAAGCTCACCTTTTCTTCTGCATTGCGCGCTATATTGCGACAGGACCCCGATGTTATTATGGTTGGGGAGACCCGTGACCGGGAAACTGCGGAAATATCCTTGCGAGCGGCTCTTACGGGGCATATGGTTTTTACAACCCTGCATACCAATGATGCCCCCGGGGCTCTTCCCCGGCTGGTTGACATGGGGTGTGAACCCTTCCTGGTAAGCTCTTCCGTGACGGGAGTATTGGCACAGCGACTGGTACGAAAGCTTTGTCCGCACTGTCGGGAAGAAACTGTGTTGAGTCCTGCTCAGTGGAGCAGCATTGGGACAGAGCCGGTAAAGAAACCTGTATATGCTCCGCGGGGGTGTTCTCTTTGCAACGGAATTGGGTATAAAGGTCGAGTGGGTCTTTTTGAATATCTTCCCGTAACTTCGGCAATACAAAAGGCGGTCATGGCGGGGGCTTCAGGGGATCAACTCACGGTGGTTGCCCGTCAGGAGAAAATGACAACCCTGCGTGAAGATGGTATAGAAAAAATGGTGCACGGGGTGACTTCCTTTGAGGAAGTTATTCGTGTAACCGTGGAGTAAAAGATGCAGTATACCTATCATGCATATACCCCGGCGGGGGAGGAAAAACGGGGGCGGGTGGACGCCGATTCCGTTGATATAGCTCGTCAAAAGCTTGTCGATAAAGGTTTGTATGTGGCCTCAATGGAGAAAACAAATCGTGCCACAAGTGGCGGGGCTCCACCCTTGTCTGTTTTTACGCGGGTAGGCAAAAAAGAATTGGCCCTCTTTTTTCGGCAACTGAGTGTTATGTTGCGTGCCGGTGTAACCATCGTGCATGCCCTAACGGTTTTGCAGCGTCAGTCTTTTGGTCGGGGGATGACTGGGGTGACCACCTATCTCCTTTCATCTCTTGAAAGCGGCAGTTCTCTTTCTGAGAGTATGAAGGAATCCCGCCGGTTTAGTCTTTATGATGTCAGCATGGTGGCATCCGCCGAGGAAAGTGGTGAGTTGGATCAAATATGCTGTATTTTGGCTGATCAAATGGAAAAACGGCATGCCTTTAAGGCACAGTTTATAACCGGCATGATTTATCCGGCGGTGGTAACCCTTTTTTCCGTTGTCGTTATCATTATTCTTTCGGTTTTTGTGGTTCCGCAGTTTGCAGAAATTTTGGGCGGGCAGGAAGGGCTTCCCGCCTTAACCCGTTCCTTGATGATCTTTTCTGAATGGATGCAGGAATATTGGGGGGCAATCCTTTTGGGTATATTTGGCACTCTTTTCGGTGTTCCCCTCATAAAAAAAACACGGGAGGGTTCGTATTTCATCGACTCTGTGGCCCTACACATGCCATTGATTTCTAAACTTGTTAGATCAGCCGTATTGGTGCAGTTTTCACGAAACATGAGTGTACTTCTCCGCAGTGGGGTTCCTCTGAGTGATGGTTTGCTGACAGTACGTGATACCTTGGGAAATGCCGTGGCAGCACAGCATATTTCCACCGTACATGAGCAGGTTATCACGGGAGACTCCATGGCAGAAACCATGCGCACCATACCGCGTATTTTTCCACCAATGTTGGTTGAAATGGTTGCCACGGGAGAAGAAACAGGTAGTATGGATGAGGTGCTTATTTTATGTTCTGAAATT
The Chitinivibrio alkaliphilus ACht1 DNA segment above includes these coding regions:
- a CDS encoding GspE/PulE family protein, whose protein sequence is MEKGRSSVRGISVQRSGNTSPLSRRFGEYLVETGRVSSEDIRRAVRIQKQEKVRLGEALVRMGLMDDIAVARVLAEKSGCDFSEVVPEPAAEALKLLPERMARSYALLAVGYDDDVLRLACDRPLPDHLRRTVERRVKGAVYPIICPTGRLKNSIALAYTGDSTVSTEDMSTVEIIEKIIIRAVKWKASDIHIEPLQERVRIRYRIDGVLQEVESCGLHAFKAMISRIKVLARLNIAEKRAPQDGAISFRKGGVSVDLRVSCLPSLYGEKVVMRLLAGTDEKITLAMIGLSSAHKDAFSAAIGRPYGIVLIVGPTGSGKSTTLSAALHHINRREINIVTVEDPVEYKIPGITQVHVGQSDKLTFSSALRAILRQDPDVIMVGETRDRETAEISLRAALTGHMVFTTLHTNDAPGALPRLVDMGCEPFLVSSSVTGVLAQRLVRKLCPHCREETVLSPAQWSSIGTEPVKKPVYAPRGCSLCNGIGYKGRVGLFEYLPVTSAIQKAVMAGASGDQLTVVARQEKMTTLREDGIEKMVHGVTSFEEVIRVTVE
- a CDS encoding type II secretion system F family protein encodes the protein MQYTYHAYTPAGEEKRGRVDADSVDIARQKLVDKGLYVASMEKTNRATSGGAPPLSVFTRVGKKELALFFRQLSVMLRAGVTIVHALTVLQRQSFGRGMTGVTTYLLSSLESGSSLSESMKESRRFSLYDVSMVASAEESGELDQICCILADQMEKRHAFKAQFITGMIYPAVVTLFSVVVIIILSVFVVPQFAEILGGQEGLPALTRSLMIFSEWMQEYWGAILLGIFGTLFGVPLIKKTREGSYFIDSVALHMPLISKLVRSAVLVQFSRNMSVLLRSGVPLSDGLLTVRDTLGNAVAAQHISTVHEQVITGDSMAETMRTIPRIFPPMLVEMVATGEETGSMDEVLILCSEIYEQQMDQAVKRMNALLEPLLILIIGGLVGYVVIALITGVLSLY